The proteins below come from a single Gordonia sp. X0973 genomic window:
- the bcp gene encoding thioredoxin-dependent thiol peroxidase — MSDSTTRLAVGDPAPAFTLPDQNGNPVSLSDYAGRRVIVYFYPAAMTPGCTKQACDFRDNLADLGSSGLDVVGISPDKPEKLAKFAQADGLTFPLLSDPDKKVLAQWGAFGEKKLYGKTVTGVIRSTFVVGADGRIEVAQYNVRATGHVAKLRRDLGV, encoded by the coding sequence ATGTCTGATTCCACCACTCGACTAGCCGTCGGAGACCCCGCTCCGGCCTTCACCCTGCCCGACCAGAACGGCAATCCGGTATCCCTCTCGGACTACGCCGGGCGCCGGGTGATCGTGTACTTCTACCCCGCCGCGATGACCCCGGGATGCACCAAACAGGCCTGCGATTTCCGCGACAACCTCGCGGATCTGGGCTCCTCCGGCCTCGACGTCGTCGGCATCTCACCGGACAAGCCGGAGAAGCTGGCGAAGTTCGCGCAGGCCGACGGGCTGACCTTCCCGCTGCTGTCCGACCCGGACAAGAAGGTCCTGGCGCAGTGGGGCGCGTTCGGCGAGAAGAAGCTGTACGGCAAGACGGTGACCGGTGTCATCCGGTCGACCTTCGTCGTCGGGGCCGACGGTCGCATCGAGGTGGCCCAGTACAACGTCCGGGCCACCGGGCACGTCGCGAAGCTGCGCCGCGACCTCGGCGTCTAA
- a CDS encoding DUF3618 domain-containing protein encodes MADNTERIEQEIAQAREDLAATLDQLADRANPQRIADDAKQRAVETINKPAVKYGLAGLGVFAGWLLVRKLRRR; translated from the coding sequence GTGGCCGACAACACCGAGCGTATTGAGCAAGAGATTGCTCAGGCCCGAGAAGATCTCGCGGCCACCCTCGATCAACTCGCCGACCGGGCGAACCCCCAGCGGATCGCCGACGACGCCAAGCAGCGCGCCGTCGAGACGATCAACAAGCCGGCCGTCAAGTACGGCCTGGCCGGTCTGGGTGTCTTCGCCGGCTGGCTGCTCGTTCGCAAGTTGCGCCGCCGGTGA
- a CDS encoding Ig-like domain-containing protein: MSRATTSAAVVALAFTVGLGTVSCTKSPSYSDQVGKAENFQNEARPQLTVTGWQNKPLKDQAVGIMPGAPITVSARDGQISDVNVVGPNGPVPGKLSDDGLQWQSTATLSYGSKYTVTANAHGVAGESAEKVGFATSSASSLADASTTTADGESVGVGQTVGINFDAPVSNKLNAQRAITVTTDPPVEGAFYWINESMVRWRPKDFWKPGTKVSFQVKTKGIDLGDGVYGANNLASHFTVGRRLIGIADDKTKILNIFVDGKLVKSMPTSMGKDSTPTNTGVYMVAERVPSVIMDSSTYGVPVNSPAGYKEVVYSASRISFSGIYVHSAPWSLGDQGNTDVSNGCLNVSPDNALWFMQNAKRGDLIIVKNTVGPPLPGDDGLGDWNVPWERWKKGNATS, encoded by the coding sequence GTGAGCCGCGCGACCACATCGGCCGCCGTCGTCGCGCTCGCCTTCACGGTGGGCCTCGGCACGGTGAGCTGCACCAAGAGCCCCAGCTACTCCGACCAGGTCGGCAAGGCCGAGAACTTCCAGAACGAGGCGCGTCCGCAGCTGACGGTGACCGGGTGGCAGAACAAGCCGCTCAAGGACCAGGCGGTCGGGATCATGCCCGGCGCGCCCATCACGGTCAGCGCCCGCGACGGTCAGATCTCCGACGTGAACGTCGTCGGGCCCAACGGCCCGGTGCCCGGCAAGCTGAGCGACGACGGTCTGCAGTGGCAGTCGACCGCGACCCTGTCCTACGGGTCGAAGTACACGGTGACCGCGAACGCCCACGGCGTGGCCGGCGAGAGCGCCGAGAAGGTCGGTTTCGCGACCAGCTCGGCGTCGAGCCTGGCCGACGCGTCGACGACGACCGCCGACGGCGAGAGCGTCGGCGTCGGGCAGACGGTCGGGATCAACTTCGACGCCCCGGTCTCCAATAAGCTCAACGCCCAGCGCGCCATCACCGTCACCACCGACCCGCCGGTCGAGGGGGCGTTCTACTGGATCAACGAGTCGATGGTGCGGTGGCGGCCCAAGGACTTCTGGAAGCCGGGCACCAAGGTGTCCTTCCAGGTGAAGACGAAGGGCATCGACCTCGGTGACGGGGTCTACGGCGCCAACAACCTGGCGTCGCACTTCACCGTCGGGCGCCGTCTCATCGGCATCGCCGACGACAAGACGAAGATCCTCAACATCTTCGTCGACGGCAAGCTGGTCAAGTCGATGCCGACGTCGATGGGCAAGGACTCCACGCCGACCAACACCGGCGTCTACATGGTGGCCGAGCGCGTGCCCAGCGTGATCATGGACTCCTCGACCTACGGCGTCCCGGTGAATTCGCCCGCCGGGTACAAGGAGGTCGTGTACAGCGCCTCGCGTATCTCGTTCAGCGGCATCTACGTGCACTCCGCGCCGTGGTCGCTGGGGGACCAGGGCAACACCGATGTCAGCAACGGCTGTTTGAACGTGAGCCCGGACAACGCGCTGTGGTTCATGCAGAACGCCAAGCGCGGCGATTTGATCATCGTCAAGAACACCGTCGGGCCGCCCCTCCCGGGCGACGACGGGCTGGGCGACTGGAATGTCCCGTGGGAGCGGTGGAAGAAGGGTAACGCCACCTCCTGA
- a CDS encoding Ig-like domain-containing protein, protein MGYPRGLVRSPRRLPLVVVAALIALLGSVTSCTKAPTYSDKVNDSSQFDDMAAPELTATEYGDAPLKEGAIGVQPGAPVTVKATQGSLTSVTVKNGDRTVAGELSPDGATWTSKSPMEFGSRYTLAAQAEGVGGTADLQRSFTTRSPNNFAMPYLVPRNGEVVGVGQPISVKFDEPITNRKVVQDAIAIKTEPKTEGAFYWISPQDLRWRPKEFWKSGTKVSVDVNVYGLDLGDGVFGQKNVRSNFTVGRQMLITADDKTKIVSFERDGKVIRKMPTSMGKPGTPTDNGIYIVGDKHAHLVMDSSTYGVPINSADGYRTPVDYATQMSYSGIYFHSAPWSVWAQGNTNTSHGCLNLSPDDALWVMNNTLRGDPVTVLNTQGPRLSGTDGLGDWNIPWERWKRGNA, encoded by the coding sequence ATGGGTTACCCGCGTGGTCTCGTCCGCAGTCCCCGGCGCTTGCCGCTTGTCGTCGTCGCCGCGTTGATCGCCCTGTTGGGCTCGGTCACGTCGTGCACCAAGGCGCCGACCTATTCGGACAAGGTCAACGATTCGTCGCAGTTCGACGACATGGCAGCGCCCGAACTGACGGCCACCGAATACGGTGACGCCCCGCTCAAGGAGGGGGCCATCGGCGTGCAGCCGGGTGCCCCGGTCACCGTGAAGGCGACCCAGGGCTCGCTGACCTCGGTGACGGTGAAGAACGGGGACCGGACCGTCGCGGGCGAACTCAGCCCCGACGGCGCCACGTGGACCAGCAAGTCCCCGATGGAGTTCGGCAGCCGGTACACGCTCGCGGCCCAGGCCGAGGGCGTCGGCGGCACGGCGGATCTGCAGCGCTCCTTCACCACGCGCTCGCCCAACAACTTCGCCATGCCCTACCTCGTCCCGCGCAACGGCGAGGTCGTCGGCGTCGGCCAGCCCATCTCGGTGAAGTTCGACGAGCCGATCACCAACCGCAAGGTCGTCCAGGACGCCATCGCCATCAAGACCGAGCCGAAGACCGAGGGCGCCTTCTATTGGATCTCCCCGCAGGACCTCCGGTGGCGTCCCAAGGAGTTCTGGAAGTCGGGCACCAAGGTGAGCGTCGACGTCAACGTCTACGGACTCGACCTCGGCGACGGGGTGTTCGGTCAGAAGAACGTCCGGTCGAACTTCACCGTCGGCCGGCAGATGCTCATCACCGCCGACGACAAGACCAAGATCGTCAGCTTCGAGCGCGACGGCAAGGTCATCCGCAAGATGCCGACCTCGATGGGCAAGCCCGGCACCCCGACCGACAACGGCATCTACATCGTCGGGGACAAGCACGCGCACCTGGTGATGGACTCCTCGACCTACGGCGTGCCCATCAACTCGGCGGACGGCTACCGCACGCCCGTCGACTACGCGACCCAGATGTCCTACAGCGGCATCTACTTCCACTCGGCCCCGTGGTCGGTGTGGGCGCAGGGCAACACGAACACCAGCCACGGCTGCCTCAACCTGAGCCCCGACGACGCGTTGTGGGTCATGAACAACACGCTGCGCGGCGACCCGGTGACCGTGCTCAACACGCAGGGTCCGCGGCTCTCCGGAACCGACGGCCTGGGCGACTGGAACATCCCCTGGGAGCGGTGGAAGCGCGGTAACGCGTAG
- a CDS encoding acyl-CoA dehydrogenase family protein — protein MADNSPWSNDELRALREMARAFCEKEIEPNGEKFREQHHVDRDLWNKAGEVGLLCMSIPEEYGGGGGTFAHEAVLMEEQSRIADSSWGVSLHNGIVAHYLLAYGSEDQKRKWLPKMASGEVVGAIAMTEPGTGSDLQSVKTKAIKDGDDYVIDGSKTFITNGGQADLIIVVAKTDPNEGAKGISLILVEADREGFSRGRVLDKIGQRGQDTSELNFEGVRVPQSNLLGTEEGQGFIQLMQQLPQERLIIAVTSVAGMEAAIEQTLAYTKEREAFGRPVFSFQNTKFKLAECATEAKIGRVFVDDCIVKHIKGELDIPTVAMAKWWTSDRSQVVADECLQLFGGYGYMNEYPIARMWADNRVQKIYAGTNEIMKEIIARSL, from the coding sequence ATGGCTGATAATTCCCCCTGGTCCAATGATGAACTGCGCGCCCTCCGCGAGATGGCCCGCGCCTTCTGCGAGAAGGAAATCGAGCCCAACGGCGAGAAGTTCCGCGAGCAGCACCACGTCGACCGCGACCTGTGGAACAAGGCCGGCGAGGTCGGTCTGCTGTGCATGTCGATCCCCGAGGAGTACGGCGGCGGTGGCGGCACCTTCGCGCACGAGGCCGTCCTGATGGAGGAGCAGTCGCGCATCGCCGATTCGTCGTGGGGCGTGAGCCTGCACAACGGAATCGTCGCCCACTACCTGCTGGCGTACGGCTCGGAGGACCAGAAGCGCAAGTGGCTGCCGAAGATGGCCTCCGGCGAGGTCGTCGGAGCCATCGCGATGACCGAGCCCGGCACCGGCTCGGACCTCCAGAGCGTGAAGACCAAGGCCATCAAGGATGGCGACGACTACGTGATCGACGGGTCGAAGACCTTCATCACCAACGGCGGACAGGCCGACCTGATCATCGTGGTCGCCAAGACCGACCCCAACGAGGGCGCCAAGGGCATCTCGTTGATCCTCGTCGAGGCCGACCGCGAGGGCTTCAGCCGCGGGCGCGTCCTGGACAAGATCGGTCAGCGCGGCCAGGACACCTCGGAATTGAACTTCGAGGGCGTGCGCGTGCCGCAGTCGAACCTGCTCGGCACCGAGGAGGGGCAGGGCTTCATCCAGCTGATGCAGCAGCTGCCGCAGGAGCGCCTCATCATCGCGGTCACCTCGGTGGCCGGCATGGAGGCGGCCATCGAGCAGACGCTGGCCTACACCAAGGAGCGCGAGGCCTTCGGCCGGCCGGTGTTCTCCTTTCAGAACACGAAGTTCAAGCTCGCCGAGTGCGCCACGGAGGCCAAGATCGGGCGGGTGTTCGTCGACGACTGCATCGTCAAGCACATCAAGGGCGAACTCGACATCCCGACCGTGGCGATGGCGAAATGGTGGACCAGCGACCGCTCGCAGGTCGTCGCCGACGAGTGCCTGCAGCTGTTCGGCGGCTACGGCTACATGAACGAGTACCCGATCGCGCGCATGTGGGCCGACAACCGCGTGCAGAAGATCTACGCCGGCACGAACGAGATCATGAAGGAGATCATCGCGCGGTCGTTGTGA
- a CDS encoding DUF4185 domain-containing protein: MAGSIPRLLLFGVTAGLVATLVAPGSVVAARALPSSGCVNDLPVKPRPGRPGALLPPEFRFELPYPRLRPVPEPGPKQKPVRIESQQPPKRDKRCVDPCPDLTNPKKPAPGATGSLGSLAAPKLTFKLKPIDIPYPVPNPNPPSIPPPPPAVHPGADAAPLARAPHTPRVRWVRWVSTLTGKGSTSRTDKRWQVMGTDLGIMWESRPGQIAIAFGDTFGKGFNPPGANGGDWRSNIIGFSSDRQLAKGMSIDTMIQDSRCHAVQVVDARHINYYELTTIPTSGFAIGDRQFMTYMSIRAWGPIPGVWLTNYGGLAYSDDNGSTWTRDPYLRWDNVFGTSQFQVASMVPEGDYVYMFGTPNSRLGSLGLARVRKEDVLNKTAYQYWRDGRWVPSRDGNAASVLFGGPTGELSVRYNASTKRWEMTYLDVAQGAIVMRTAREPQGAWSAPAKLVDSGQRSQLYGGFIHPWSTGSDLYFTLSQWSTYNVSLMHAKVY; encoded by the coding sequence ATGGCTGGTTCGATACCGCGCTTGCTGCTGTTCGGTGTGACTGCGGGGCTCGTCGCGACCCTGGTCGCGCCCGGTAGCGTCGTCGCGGCGCGTGCGTTGCCCAGTTCGGGCTGCGTCAACGATCTGCCGGTGAAACCCCGGCCGGGGCGGCCGGGTGCGCTGCTCCCGCCGGAGTTCCGGTTCGAACTCCCGTATCCGCGGTTGCGCCCGGTTCCCGAGCCGGGGCCGAAACAGAAGCCGGTGCGCATCGAGTCGCAGCAGCCGCCGAAGCGGGACAAGCGCTGCGTCGACCCGTGCCCGGATCTCACCAATCCGAAGAAGCCGGCGCCGGGGGCCACCGGCTCGTTGGGCAGCCTCGCCGCGCCGAAGCTCACCTTCAAGCTCAAGCCGATCGACATCCCGTATCCGGTGCCGAATCCGAATCCGCCGTCGATCCCGCCGCCGCCTCCCGCGGTTCACCCCGGGGCCGACGCCGCTCCGCTGGCGCGCGCGCCGCACACCCCGCGGGTGCGGTGGGTGCGCTGGGTGTCGACGCTGACCGGCAAGGGTTCGACGAGTCGGACCGACAAGCGGTGGCAGGTGATGGGCACCGACCTGGGCATCATGTGGGAGTCGCGGCCCGGTCAGATCGCCATCGCGTTCGGCGACACCTTCGGCAAGGGCTTCAACCCGCCGGGTGCCAACGGCGGAGACTGGCGCAGCAACATCATCGGCTTCAGCTCCGACAGGCAGCTGGCCAAGGGGATGTCGATCGACACGATGATCCAGGACAGCCGCTGCCATGCGGTGCAGGTCGTCGACGCCCGCCACATCAACTACTACGAGCTGACGACGATCCCCACGTCGGGCTTCGCCATCGGCGACCGGCAGTTCATGACCTACATGTCGATCCGTGCGTGGGGACCGATCCCGGGCGTCTGGCTGACCAACTACGGTGGCCTGGCCTATTCCGACGACAACGGTTCGACCTGGACGCGCGATCCGTACCTGCGTTGGGACAACGTCTTCGGCACCTCGCAGTTCCAGGTGGCCTCGATGGTCCCCGAGGGCGACTACGTGTACATGTTCGGGACGCCCAACTCGCGACTCGGCTCGCTCGGCCTGGCCCGGGTGCGCAAGGAGGACGTGCTCAACAAGACCGCCTACCAGTATTGGCGCGACGGCCGCTGGGTGCCCTCGCGCGACGGCAATGCCGCGTCGGTCCTCTTCGGCGGACCCACCGGGGAGCTCTCGGTGCGCTACAACGCGTCGACCAAGCGCTGGGAGATGACCTACCTCGACGTGGCCCAGGGCGCGATCGTCATGCGGACCGCCCGCGAGCCGCAGGGGGCGTGGTCGGCACCGGCCAAACTGGTCGATTCCGGCCAGCGGTCCCAGCTCTACGGCGGGTTCATCCATCCGTGGTCCACCGGGAGCGATCTGTACTTCACGCTCAGCCAGTGGTCGACCTACAACGTCAGCCTCATGCACGCCAAGGTGTACTGA